The Sesamum indicum cultivar Zhongzhi No. 13 linkage group LG1, S_indicum_v1.0, whole genome shotgun sequence genome includes a window with the following:
- the LOC105158548 gene encoding pentatricopeptide repeat-containing protein At1g52640, mitochondrial → MAIRSFLRPLFSHPHNPTKIPKSFNVKHFSSHSIPIHSQQIISNLPSDHLVNELSRLLSDYRNPQHDIESALSPFASRLSTNLVEQVLKRCRNLGFSAHRFFIWAQKIPGFRHSKESYHILVDILGSSRQFPFLWDFLVEMSKTESCEISRQIFWIVFRAYGRANLPGDAIRAFNRMVDFGIRPCVDDLDQLLYALCKRKHVRHAQEFFDRVKGSDLSPTVKTYSILMRGWGDIGESGGAQKLFDEVLERGCMVDLLAWNSVLDALCKGGKVDEAYELLRGMRHKGLEPDAYSFSIFIHASCDANDLHSAFRVLDSMKRYNLVPNVFTYNCIIKKLCKNDKVDEAYELLDEMIERGAKPDTWSYNSILAYHCDHNEVNKALKLISRMDRDACQPDKHTYNMVLKMLIRIGRFDRVEKVWYLMEERGFYPAVSTYAVMIHGLCKKRGKHEEAYKYFEMMIDDGIPPYTTTCELLRNKLIGLGFAEQAEILADKMERSTSQSIQEAANLMRSNRALVGTRTEEVFSDESDE, encoded by the coding sequence ATGGCGATAAGATCATTCCTTCGTCCTCTCTTCTCTCATCCCCACAATCCCACAAAAATTCCCAAGTCTTTCAATGTTAAGCACTTCTCATCTCATTCAATTCCCATTCATTCCCAGCAAATAATCTCAAACCTACCGTCTGACCACCTCGTTAATGAGCTCTCACGCCTTCTCAGCGACTACAGGAACCCCCAACACGACATTGAATCAGCACTCTCTCCATTTGCTTCAAGACTCTCCACGAACTTAGTTGAACAAGTCTTGAAAAGGTGCAGAAATCTTGGATTTTCTGCTCACAGATTCTTTATTTGGGCTCAGAAAATTCCGGGCTTTCGACACAGCAAAGAGAGTTACCACATTCTTGTGGATATCTTGGGGAGCAGCAGACAGTTCCCGTTTTTGTGGGATTTTCTGGTAGAGATGAGCAAGACTGAATCTTGTGAAATTAGCCGACAAATTTTCTGGATTGTTTTCAGGGCTTACGGTAGAGCTAATTTGCCTGGTGATGCCATAAGGGCTTTTAATAGGATGGTGGATTTTGGGATTAGGCCTTGCGTAGATGATCTTGATCAGCTTTTGTATGCGTTGTGTAAAAGGAAGCATGTGAGGCATGCTCAGGAATTCTTTGACCGAGTTAAGGGTAGTGACTTGAGTCCAACTGTGAAAACTTACAGCATTTTGATGAGGGGTTGGGGTGACATTGGTGAGTCTGGTGGTGCACAGAAACTTTTCGATGAAGTGCTCGAAAGAGGGTGCATGGTGGATTTGCTTGCTTGGAATAGTGTTCTTGACGCTTTATGTAAAGGTGGGAAGGTGGATGAAGCATATGAATTGTTACGAGGGATGAGGCACAAGGGGCTCGAGCCTGATGCTTACTCGTTTTCAATATTCATTCATGCCTCTTGTGATGCGAATGATCTTCATTCAGCTTTTAGGGTCCTAGATTCAATGAAAAGGTACAACCTAGTGCCTAATGTGTTTACCTATAATTGTATTATCAAGAAACTTTGCAAGAATGATAAGGTTGATGAGGCGTATGAGCTTCTGGATGAGATGATCGAGAGAGGGGCTAAACCGGACACATGGAGTTACAATAGTATTTTAGCTTACCATTGTGATCATAATGAAGTCAATAAGGCTCTTAAGCTAATTTCTCGAATGGATAGAGATGCATGCCAACCAGATAAGCATACATATAATATGGTACTTAAAATGTTAATTAGAATAGGGAGGTTTGATAGAGTTGAGAAAGTTTGGTATTTGATGGAAGAGAGAGGATTTTATCCTGCAGTCTCAACATATGCTGTCATGATTCATGGACTTTGTAAGAAGAGAGGGAAACATGAAGaagcttataaatattttgaaatgatGATTGACGATGGGATACCGCCTTATACTACAACCTGTGAATTGTTGAGGAACAAACTCATTGGACTAGGGTTTGCAGAGCAAGCAGAGATACTTGCAGATAAGATGGAAAGAAGCACTTCTCAATCAATTCAAGAGGCAGCAAACTTGATGAGAAGTAATAGGGCACTTGTAGGAACGAGAACTGAAGAAGTATTTTCTGATGAAAGTGATGAATAA